The Psychrobacter arenosus region TGCTGTCGGAGTCGCTGCAGGCTCAGTAGGCACGACTACGGGTACTTCTTGCGGTGGCGTAGTCGTTACAGCGGTCTCTGTTTCGGCAGGGGGGGCTGGTTGCTCTGCTTTATCACAGCCACTAAGAGCTAGAGCAGTAATGAGTACCGTAGTGAATAGGGTAGCCGTGGGTTTCGCTATATGAGTCATAGGATGCCAATGGATAGTCATAAGGGCCAATTAATCAATAAGAATATACGCTCATTTAAGCACAATCACGCTGCGGTAACAATCCACCTAATGGTTTAGAAATTAGAGCGTTAGGGTATTAACAACTCACCGTAATGACCACTCTGCGACTACCGCCATAATCTCTATGCTCACACAAGTAAATACCTTGCCAAGTCCCAAGCCCCAAATCCCCACCAACCAAAGGCACCGTCAAACTCACCCCCAGCATCATGCTTTTAAAGTGCGCAGGCAAATCATCAGAGCCCTCCAAAGTATGGCGGTACTCAGGTTGGTCGGCTGGTGCTACTTTATTAAGCCAGTCCTCAGTATCTAGACGCACATCGGGATCGGCATTCTCATTGATAGCGAGACTGGCTGAGGTATGTTGCAAGAATAGATGTACTAAGCCTGCTTGCGCCGCGTTAGGAATAAGCTCACGAATAGCTTGGCGAATGTGGGAGGTAATAATATGAATACCACGGGCATGAGGGGGTAAAGTTAGGATGGTTTGATAATAAGCCATAAGATAGTTGTCTTTTACGAAGCAAGAATTTATAAGAACTACTATAGCAGCAATATAAAATGATGAAATATCATGCTATGGTAAGGTATAAATGAGCTAATAACTGTATTAAGTCGCTGTATTTAAGGTCTTATATTGTGGAGCTTATAATAGCGTCATCTAATAAAAATTATAATTTAAGGACAGGCTAATGACCAATCATCAGGAAGATAGACCAGTAACCGCTTATCGTCCGACGTCTGCTTATATTGGGGCGTCGTGGGCAGTCATGCTAGTCGGCGTATTGGCTTATTTGGTAGGGCTATGGAACGCAGCTACACTACAACTGAGTGAAAAAGGCTATTACTTTGCGGTGCTTGCCTTAGGACTGTATGCGGCGATTAGCTTGCAAAAAACCTTACGCGATAAGGCTGAGGGGATTCCCACTACCGACTTGTATTACATGATCAGTTGGGCAGCATTCGCGGTAGCAATTATTTTAATGTTGGTAGGGCTTTATAATGCCGACACGCTGCCGTTAAATGAAAGAGGCTTTTATGTAATGGCTTTTACCTTAAGCCTATTTGCGGCCATAACCATCCAAAAAAATACACGCGATTTAGCACAAGCGGATAAACTACTGCCGAAAACTAGCGCGGTTAAAGCCAATGAAAGCAGCTCTCTATTTGCAGGTATCCGGAAGTCTACTAGATCAGAAGACAACGATAGCAACTTGGG contains the following coding sequences:
- a CDS encoding secondary thiamine-phosphate synthase enzyme YjbQ, coding for MAYYQTILTLPPHARGIHIITSHIRQAIRELIPNAAQAGLVHLFLQHTSASLAINENADPDVRLDTEDWLNKVAPADQPEYRHTLEGSDDLPAHFKSMMLGVSLTVPLVGGDLGLGTWQGIYLCEHRDYGGSRRVVITVSC
- the yiaA gene encoding inner membrane protein YiaA; the encoded protein is MTNHQEDRPVTAYRPTSAYIGASWAVMLVGVLAYLVGLWNAATLQLSEKGYYFAVLALGLYAAISLQKTLRDKAEGIPTTDLYYMISWAAFAVAIILMLVGLYNADTLPLNERGFYVMAFTLSLFAAITIQKNTRDLAQADKLLPKTSAVKANESSSLFAGIRKSTRSEDNDSNLG